A part of Candidatus Deferrimicrobium borealis genomic DNA contains:
- a CDS encoding FAD-binding oxidoreductase, protein MAMRLRKEDFLALPEAYRVFHAGISPPIPSSRIFCDPFRTLAFGTDASFYRLVPKIVVKANTPEEVAHLLRTAAPLNIPVTFRAAGTSLSGQAVTDSVLVVLAGGWRDCVLHGNGEKISLGPGVIGAEANARLAPYRRKIGPDPASINHCMIGGIAANNASGMCCGTAQNSYRTVESMKIILHDGTVLDTADPDSRRSFLASHAEMVRGIEEIRDEIAGDGVLRQRIRHKFRIKNTTGYSINAFVDYTDPVDILLHLMVGSEGTLGFIAEVTYRTVEEQAFKASTLILFPDIWNACRATIKLKTGPVSAVELMDRASLRSVEDQKGMPAYLKGLGDSATGLLVETRSNDAESLARQVEELLGLLSDVPTVFPAAFTDRKAEYEKLWDVRKGLFPAVGAARQIGTTVVIEDVVFPIETLADATVELEGLMKKHGYDDGIIFGHALEGNLHFVFTQDFSDPGEVARYQRLMEDVCDMTVRKYDGSLKGEHGTGRNMAPFVEMEWGEKAYALMKRIKRAFDPKRLLSPGVIINDNPRIYLEDLKPLPKVHEIIDKCIECGFCEIMCPSRDLTTTPRQRIVIRREISRLGAVGGDGQALRRLEADYRYLGEQTCATDGLCATTCPVSINTGEHTKELRSLQKGRFGRSAARWTAGHYATVTAGVRGGLAALGAARTVLGDRALGSAARGLRALSGDRLPLWNARMPSAAPAQTFRRTSTGSARKVVYFPSCIVRTMGPSPGDPDQRALFEAIRSLLEKAGYEILYPPDMSRLCCGMPFGSKGFFEEAERKRGELEAALLACSRDGEYPVLFDTSPCLYTVKQKSDPRLRLYEPVEFIHTFLMDALEFTKIPETIAVHVTCSSIKLGLREKFLAVAGACAETVAVPDRAGCCGVAGDRIFLFPELNESALSSLRDGLPAGCRSGVSNSRTCEIGLSLQSGLPYQSIAYLVDRCTARKG, encoded by the coding sequence ATGGCCATGCGCTTGAGGAAAGAGGATTTCCTTGCTCTCCCGGAGGCATACCGGGTTTTCCACGCCGGCATCTCTCCTCCCATCCCCTCCTCCAGAATCTTCTGCGACCCCTTCCGGACGCTCGCCTTCGGCACGGACGCCAGTTTCTACCGCCTCGTCCCGAAAATCGTCGTCAAGGCGAACACCCCGGAGGAGGTCGCGCACCTCCTGCGGACCGCGGCGCCCTTGAACATTCCCGTCACGTTTCGCGCCGCCGGCACGAGCCTGTCGGGCCAGGCCGTGACGGATTCCGTCCTGGTGGTGCTGGCCGGAGGGTGGCGGGACTGCGTTCTCCACGGCAACGGGGAGAAGATCTCGCTGGGGCCGGGGGTCATCGGCGCCGAGGCCAACGCCCGCCTCGCGCCGTACCGGCGGAAGATCGGACCGGACCCCGCGTCGATCAACCATTGCATGATCGGGGGGATCGCCGCCAACAACGCGAGCGGCATGTGCTGCGGAACGGCGCAGAACAGCTACCGGACCGTCGAGAGCATGAAGATCATCCTCCACGATGGAACGGTCCTGGACACCGCCGACCCGGATTCGCGCCGCTCCTTCCTGGCGTCCCACGCGGAGATGGTCCGGGGGATCGAGGAGATCCGGGACGAGATCGCCGGAGACGGCGTTCTCCGGCAGCGGATCCGGCACAAGTTCCGCATCAAGAACACCACGGGGTACAGCATCAACGCCTTCGTGGATTACACAGACCCCGTCGACATCCTTCTCCACCTGATGGTCGGGTCCGAAGGAACCCTGGGGTTCATCGCGGAAGTCACGTACCGGACCGTGGAGGAGCAGGCGTTCAAGGCATCCACCCTGATCCTGTTCCCGGACATCTGGAACGCGTGCAGGGCCACGATCAAGCTCAAGACCGGCCCGGTGTCCGCCGTCGAGCTGATGGACCGCGCTTCCCTGCGGTCCGTCGAGGACCAGAAAGGGATGCCGGCCTACCTGAAAGGCCTCGGGGATTCCGCGACGGGGCTCCTGGTGGAGACGCGGTCCAACGATGCGGAGTCGCTGGCGAGGCAGGTGGAGGAGCTCCTTGGACTCCTTTCCGATGTCCCGACCGTCTTTCCTGCCGCCTTCACGGACCGGAAGGCGGAGTACGAGAAGCTCTGGGACGTCCGGAAGGGGCTTTTCCCCGCCGTCGGGGCGGCGCGGCAGATCGGGACCACGGTGGTCATCGAGGACGTGGTGTTCCCCATCGAGACGCTCGCGGACGCGACCGTGGAGCTCGAGGGGCTGATGAAGAAGCACGGATACGATGACGGGATCATTTTCGGCCACGCCCTGGAGGGGAACCTCCACTTCGTCTTCACCCAGGATTTCAGCGACCCCGGGGAGGTGGCGCGCTACCAGCGGTTGATGGAAGACGTGTGCGACATGACGGTGAGGAAGTACGACGGGTCCCTCAAGGGGGAGCACGGCACGGGCCGGAACATGGCCCCGTTCGTGGAGATGGAGTGGGGGGAGAAGGCGTATGCGTTGATGAAGCGGATCAAGCGGGCCTTCGACCCGAAACGCCTCCTCAGCCCCGGCGTGATCATCAACGACAACCCCCGGATATACCTGGAAGACCTGAAGCCCCTGCCGAAGGTGCACGAGATCATCGACAAATGCATCGAGTGCGGGTTCTGCGAGATCATGTGTCCGTCCAGGGACCTCACGACGACGCCGCGGCAGCGCATCGTCATCCGGCGGGAGATCTCCCGGTTGGGGGCCGTCGGGGGCGACGGGCAGGCGCTTCGCCGCCTCGAGGCCGATTACCGCTACCTGGGCGAGCAGACGTGCGCGACGGACGGATTGTGCGCCACGACCTGCCCCGTGTCGATCAACACGGGGGAACACACGAAGGAGCTTCGGTCCCTGCAGAAAGGCCGCTTCGGCCGGTCCGCGGCCCGTTGGACCGCCGGCCACTACGCGACGGTCACCGCCGGGGTCCGGGGGGGTCTTGCCGCGTTGGGCGCGGCGCGAACGGTGCTCGGGGACCGCGCCCTGGGCTCCGCGGCGCGGGGGCTCAGGGCCCTTTCGGGCGACCGGCTTCCCCTTTGGAATGCCCGCATGCCGAGCGCGGCCCCGGCGCAGACGTTCCGGCGCACGTCCACCGGCTCCGCCCGCAAGGTGGTCTATTTCCCCAGCTGCATCGTGCGGACGATGGGGCCTTCCCCCGGGGACCCGGACCAGCGCGCCCTCTTCGAGGCCATCCGCTCGCTGCTCGAGAAGGCCGGGTACGAGATCCTGTATCCTCCCGACATGTCCCGCCTGTGCTGCGGCATGCCGTTCGGGAGCAAGGGGTTCTTCGAGGAGGCCGAGCGGAAGCGCGGGGAGCTCGAAGCGGCCCTCCTGGCGTGCAGCCGGGACGGGGAATACCCGGTGCTCTTCGACACGAGCCCGTGCCTCTACACGGTGAAGCAGAAATCGGACCCGCGCCTGCGGCTCTACGAGCCGGTCGAGTTCATCCACACCTTCCTCATGGACGCCCTGGAGTTCACGAAAATCCCGGAGACGATCGCCGTGCACGTTACGTGCAGCTCGATCAAGCTGGGTCTCCGGGAGAAGTTCCTCGCGGTGGCGGGCGCGTGCGCGGAAACGGTGGCGGTCCCCGATCGCGCGGGGTGCTGCGGCGTGGCGGGCGACCGGATCTTCCTCTTCCCGGAGCTCAACGAATCGGCGCTTTCCTCGCTCCGCGACGGCTTGCCGGCCGGATGCCGATCCGGGGTTTCGAACAGCCGCACCTGCGAGATCGGGCTCTCCCTGCAAAGCGGCCTGCCGTACCAGTCCATCGCCTACCTGGTCGACCGGTGCACGGCGAGGAAGGGATAG
- a CDS encoding 2-dehydropantoate 2-reductase: MNVAIVGAGGVGGYFGGRLAQAGEDVVFIARGEHLRAMQGNGLRVDSINGDFRVDPVRATDDPATVGEVDYILVAVKTWQLPDAIETMRPMVGKTTSIVPLLNGVEAPDQLANVFGAERVLGGTCSVISMIAGPGHVRHAGAHPTIKFGELDHRRSERGERLRNAFSRAEGVQVEVPEDIHVAMWNKYIFIAPWGGTGAVTRAPAGVIRSLPETRALLERAMEEIFLLARARKVAMEREAIHQAMAFIDALPYEGTASMQRDIMAGRPSELDAQNGTVVRLGKEAGVATPVNGMIYSSLLPLERRARKELNFD, encoded by the coding sequence ATGAACGTGGCGATCGTCGGAGCGGGCGGGGTGGGCGGCTATTTCGGCGGACGGCTCGCGCAGGCGGGAGAGGACGTCGTCTTCATCGCCCGCGGGGAGCATCTGCGGGCGATGCAGGGAAACGGGCTCCGCGTCGACAGCATCAACGGCGATTTTCGCGTCGATCCGGTCCGGGCGACGGACGATCCCGCAACTGTGGGCGAGGTCGACTACATCCTGGTCGCCGTCAAGACGTGGCAGTTACCGGACGCCATCGAAACGATGCGCCCCATGGTGGGGAAAACGACATCGATCGTGCCCCTGCTGAACGGCGTCGAGGCGCCCGATCAATTGGCGAACGTTTTCGGAGCCGAACGCGTGCTCGGCGGAACGTGCAGCGTGATCAGCATGATCGCGGGTCCCGGCCACGTCCGCCATGCCGGCGCGCATCCGACGATCAAATTCGGCGAACTGGATCATCGTCGCAGCGAGCGGGGGGAACGCCTGCGAAACGCGTTCTCGCGGGCGGAAGGCGTGCAGGTCGAGGTGCCGGAAGACATCCACGTCGCGATGTGGAACAAGTACATCTTCATCGCGCCCTGGGGCGGCACCGGCGCCGTGACCCGGGCGCCCGCCGGTGTGATCCGCAGCCTGCCGGAAACGCGGGCCCTGCTCGAACGCGCCATGGAGGAGATCTTCCTGCTGGCGCGCGCGCGAAAGGTCGCCATGGAACGGGAAGCGATCCATCAGGCGATGGCGTTCATCGATGCGCTCCCCTACGAGGGCACCGCCTCCATGCAGCGGGACATCATGGCGGGACGGCCGTCGGAGCTGGACGCCCAGAACGGCACGGTCGTTCGACTCGGGAAGGAAGCGGGCGTGGCGACGCCGGTGAACGGCATGATCTATTCGAGTCTCCTCCCGCTCGAGAGGCGGGCCAGGAAAGAGCTGAACTTCGACTGA
- a CDS encoding MFS transporter, whose translation MSRNAPVWMSWLMWGLVAGFYMTGFFQRVAPAVMVDELMREFDIGGALLGNLSATYFYSYTVMQIPSGLLADGIGPRRLSAAAAFLAAVGTLMFGLAEHLWMAYAGRLLVGAAVGVAFVTCMKLAGHWFPSNRFATVTGVALLLGNIGGVLAGVPLSEAVGFFGWRTAMVASAACTFALAAAVWVVVRDDPGERGFESFVHASVVESGSLPPMRALRSVSARRETWLLLAAAGLSAAPVLVFAGLWGVPYLTQVYGIDRSHAAALTSTMLVSWAIGGPTLGAMSDRLGRRKLPYLMANVAGASLWGIFLFWGDIPGILLYPLFSAIGLTSGGLIIGYAHSREANHPGAAGAVAGVVNMGPLGLAAVLQPALGSILDRHWDGLLVNGARVYGATAYSAAFLWLFLSSCLSVAAVYFTRETWCRVREFD comes from the coding sequence ATGTCCCGTAACGCACCCGTCTGGATGTCCTGGCTGATGTGGGGATTGGTGGCCGGCTTCTACATGACCGGGTTCTTCCAGCGCGTCGCTCCGGCCGTGATGGTAGACGAGTTGATGCGTGAATTCGACATCGGCGGCGCCCTTCTCGGGAATCTGTCCGCCACCTACTTCTATTCCTACACGGTGATGCAGATCCCCAGCGGACTTCTCGCGGACGGGATCGGCCCGAGGCGCCTGAGCGCCGCGGCGGCATTCCTGGCCGCGGTCGGCACGCTGATGTTCGGGCTTGCGGAGCACCTGTGGATGGCCTACGCCGGCCGCCTGCTGGTCGGAGCGGCGGTCGGCGTCGCGTTCGTCACCTGCATGAAGCTCGCCGGGCACTGGTTCCCGTCCAACCGGTTCGCCACGGTGACGGGCGTGGCCCTGCTCCTGGGAAATATCGGCGGCGTGCTCGCCGGCGTGCCGCTCTCGGAGGCCGTGGGCTTCTTCGGCTGGCGGACCGCGATGGTGGCGAGCGCCGCGTGCACGTTCGCCCTGGCCGCGGCGGTCTGGGTGGTGGTACGGGACGACCCGGGAGAGCGCGGATTCGAAAGCTTTGTCCATGCCTCGGTGGTCGAGAGCGGCAGCCTGCCCCCCATGCGCGCGCTGCGCAGCGTATCGGCCCGGCGGGAAACCTGGCTGCTGCTTGCGGCCGCCGGCCTGTCGGCCGCTCCGGTTCTGGTGTTCGCCGGATTATGGGGTGTCCCTTACCTGACCCAGGTGTACGGGATCGACCGAAGTCACGCAGCCGCGCTGACCTCGACCATGCTGGTCTCCTGGGCCATCGGGGGCCCGACCCTCGGGGCGATGTCCGACCGCCTCGGGCGGCGAAAGCTTCCCTATCTGATGGCGAACGTCGCGGGCGCGTCGCTGTGGGGGATCTTTCTTTTCTGGGGGGACATTCCCGGGATTCTTCTGTATCCCCTGTTCTCCGCCATCGGTCTCACCTCCGGGGGCCTGATCATCGGCTACGCCCATTCCCGTGAGGCCAACCACCCCGGGGCGGCGGGCGCCGTGGCCGGGGTCGTCAACATGGGACCCCTGGGCCTGGCGGCGGTCCTGCAACCGGCGCTCGGGAGCATTCTCGACCGGCATTGGGACGGACTGCTGGTCAACGGAGCGCGGGTCTACGGTGCGACGGCCTACTCGGCCGCATTTCTGTGGCTGTTCCTGAGCTCCTGCCTGTCGGTGGCGGCGGTGTACTTCACCCGGGAGACCTGGTGCCGCGTCCGGGAGTTCGACTGA
- a CDS encoding TRAP transporter small permease subunit, which translates to MQKFLLLIDRISTFVGKTFSWLIVSLTLLITYEVFSRYALNTPHPYAFDGMLQMYGALFMMSGAYTLSRNGHVRGDVLYGFFPPRAQAALDLTLYFVFFLPGVVALCWAGYTFAGDSWRILEHSSITAEGPPLYPFKTVIPVAGAFMLVQGIVEIIRCVICLKDGKWPPRQKDVEEVDVEELKEKMHVKDEDIEKLDAIMTAREKDRK; encoded by the coding sequence ATGCAAAAATTTCTGCTTCTCATCGACAGGATCAGCACCTTCGTCGGGAAAACGTTTTCCTGGCTGATCGTCTCGCTCACCCTTCTCATCACCTATGAAGTCTTCTCGCGGTACGCGCTCAACACGCCGCACCCCTATGCCTTCGACGGCATGCTCCAGATGTACGGGGCCCTGTTCATGATGTCGGGCGCCTACACCCTGTCGAGGAACGGCCACGTCCGCGGCGATGTCCTGTACGGCTTCTTCCCGCCGCGGGCGCAGGCCGCCCTCGACCTGACGCTGTACTTCGTCTTCTTCCTGCCCGGGGTGGTCGCGCTCTGCTGGGCCGGCTACACCTTTGCCGGCGATTCCTGGCGGATCCTGGAACATTCGAGCATCACCGCCGAAGGCCCGCCGCTCTACCCGTTCAAGACCGTCATCCCGGTCGCCGGCGCGTTCATGCTGGTGCAGGGGATCGTGGAAATCATCCGCTGCGTCATCTGCCTCAAGGATGGCAAGTGGCCCCCGCGCCAGAAAGACGTGGAGGAGGTCGACGTCGAAGAGTTGAAGGAAAAGATGCACGTCAAGGACGAGGACATCGAAAAGCTCGATGCGATCATGACCGCGAGGGAGAAGGACCGCAAATGA
- a CDS encoding amidase, whose amino-acid sequence MAKTQVDADPARMNAVEAAEAIRAGRITSEALVSACLDRIAALEARIGAWAFLDPGHALRQAREADRARREGKALGPLHGVPVGIKDIFDTKDMPTENGTVLHAGRRPSEDAAAVSLLREAGAVILGKTVTTELAVYSPGKTRNPHDPERTPGGSSSGSAAAVAAFMAPLAIGTQSNGSVIRPASYCGVYGYKPSHGLISRHRVLRQSPPLDQVGVFARTVEDAALVAEQIMAFDDRDPDMRPRARPALLKEAAEEPPGPPRLAFVKTPAWDQADRDTRAAFAALVARLGENVVEFELPEIFRDAVALHRTIMEADLAGSFEREYARGKERLSPVLREMIERGRKVPAVEYNRALGRVPVLVRALDPLFERHDAVLTPATTGEAPVGLESTGSPIFCTIWTLCGMPAITLPVLLGAHGMPMGVQLVGAKGDDARLLRTARRLVDLLARASRRIP is encoded by the coding sequence ATGGCAAAGACGCAAGTCGACGCGGACCCGGCCCGGATGAACGCCGTCGAGGCGGCGGAGGCGATCCGCGCAGGCCGGATCACCTCCGAAGCGCTGGTGAGCGCCTGCCTCGACCGTATCGCGGCGCTCGAGGCACGGATCGGCGCATGGGCCTTCCTGGACCCCGGGCATGCCCTGCGGCAGGCACGCGAGGCGGACCGGGCGCGGCGGGAAGGCAAGGCGCTCGGCCCGCTCCACGGCGTCCCGGTGGGGATCAAGGATATCTTCGACACGAAGGACATGCCGACCGAAAACGGCACGGTACTGCACGCGGGGCGCCGGCCGTCGGAGGATGCCGCCGCGGTCTCCCTGCTCCGGGAAGCGGGCGCGGTCATCCTGGGCAAGACCGTAACCACCGAGCTCGCGGTATACTCGCCCGGCAAAACACGGAACCCGCACGACCCGGAGCGCACCCCCGGCGGGTCCTCGAGCGGCTCCGCGGCGGCCGTGGCGGCGTTCATGGCGCCCCTCGCCATCGGCACCCAGTCGAACGGGTCCGTCATCCGTCCGGCATCCTACTGCGGCGTCTACGGGTACAAGCCGAGCCACGGCCTCATCTCCCGGCATCGCGTGCTCCGGCAGTCGCCCCCCCTGGACCAGGTGGGGGTGTTCGCGCGCACCGTCGAGGATGCGGCGCTGGTCGCGGAGCAGATCATGGCCTTCGACGACCGAGATCCCGACATGAGACCTCGGGCGCGCCCCGCCCTCCTCAAGGAGGCGGCCGAAGAGCCCCCGGGCCCGCCGCGCCTGGCCTTCGTCAAGACCCCGGCGTGGGACCAGGCCGACAGGGATACCCGGGCGGCGTTTGCGGCGCTGGTCGCGCGCCTGGGGGAGAACGTCGTCGAATTCGAGCTTCCGGAGATCTTCCGTGACGCGGTCGCGCTTCACCGCACGATCATGGAGGCGGACCTGGCCGGAAGCTTCGAGCGGGAATACGCGCGCGGCAAGGAACGCCTGAGTCCCGTCCTGCGGGAGATGATCGAGCGGGGGCGGAAGGTGCCGGCCGTGGAGTACAACCGCGCGCTGGGCCGGGTGCCTGTCCTTGTCCGCGCGCTCGACCCGCTGTTCGAGCGGCACGACGCCGTCCTGACGCCCGCCACCACCGGCGAGGCCCCCGTCGGCCTGGAATCGACGGGAAGCCCGATTTTTTGCACGATCTGGACCTTGTGCGGGATGCCGGCGATCACGCTTCCCGTCCTGCTGGGCGCACACGGCATGCCGATGGGCGTGCAGCTGGTCGGGGCCAAAGGCGACGACGCCCGGCTGCTGCGGACGGCCCGCCGGCTCGTGGATCTCCTGGCGCGGGCGTCGAGGAGGATTCCGTGA
- a CDS encoding cupin domain-containing protein, translating to MKIVSMHDVSREHFPNPIFTGPEVTRQILVPDSKEFSVNVVNFGKGVRNKFHAHDSEQILIVTSGKGIVATEKEERVVTEGDIVLIAPGEKHWHGATRDSEFSHIYVSRLGSVLTRLEE from the coding sequence ATGAAAATCGTATCGATGCACGACGTATCCAGGGAGCATTTTCCAAACCCGATCTTCACGGGGCCGGAGGTGACGAGACAGATCCTGGTGCCCGACAGCAAGGAGTTCAGCGTGAACGTCGTGAACTTCGGGAAGGGGGTGCGGAACAAGTTTCATGCCCACGACAGCGAACAGATCCTGATCGTCACCTCCGGGAAGGGGATCGTGGCCACGGAGAAGGAAGAGCGGGTCGTGACCGAAGGGGACATCGTCCTCATCGCCCCGGGAGAGAAACATTGGCACGGCGCGACCCGGGACTCGGAGTTCTCCCACATCTACGTCTCCCGGCTGGGAAGCGTTCTTACCCGGCTGGAGGAGTAG
- a CDS encoding DUF6306 domain-containing protein produces MTLIDRMQELLEAERAGVKCLDAMADHASDMGRKELFTLFRNEEGKFCAGLFRLLQAHGAVPTLNVGAFADKVLALPTEGEQVALLIKGQSWVVRKIDEIPPGEMNAEEKAFFADMREVHVVNIEKCRKFVS; encoded by the coding sequence ATGACGCTGATCGACCGGATGCAGGAACTGCTGGAGGCGGAGCGCGCGGGGGTGAAGTGCCTCGACGCGATGGCGGACCACGCGTCGGACATGGGGAGGAAGGAGCTGTTCACCCTCTTCCGGAACGAGGAGGGGAAATTCTGCGCCGGGCTGTTCCGGCTGCTCCAGGCCCACGGCGCGGTCCCCACGCTGAACGTCGGCGCGTTCGCGGACAAGGTGCTCGCCCTGCCGACGGAGGGCGAGCAGGTCGCGCTCCTCATCAAGGGGCAGTCGTGGGTCGTCCGCAAGATCGACGAGATCCCCCCGGGGGAGATGAACGCCGAGGAGAAGGCGTTCTTCGCCGACATGCGGGAAGTGCACGTCGTCAATATCGAAAAGTGCAGGAAATTCGTATCGTAG
- a CDS encoding SDR family oxidoreductase — MKSPGKVAIVTGAGTGIGRETALALLREGYAVSLAGRRVERLQETIDQAGAAGARALAVPADVSDPASVRALFAKTTEAFGRLDLLFNNAGTGAPPVHLEDLSLEQWKAVVDVNLTGVFLCTQEAFRIMKNQRPMGGRIINNGSISAHAPRPNSAPYTATKHAITGLTKSTALDGRKYDIACGQIDIGNAETDMMKRMKDGVAQADGTISAEPTMKVEHVAQAVVYMASLPPDANVQFLTVMATKMPFIGRG; from the coding sequence GTGAAGAGCCCGGGAAAAGTGGCGATCGTAACCGGCGCGGGAACGGGAATCGGGAGGGAGACCGCGCTTGCCCTTCTGCGGGAGGGATACGCCGTTTCCCTGGCCGGGCGGCGGGTGGAGCGATTGCAGGAGACGATCGATCAGGCAGGTGCGGCCGGTGCGCGGGCGTTGGCCGTGCCCGCCGACGTGTCGGACCCCGCATCCGTTCGCGCCCTGTTCGCCAAGACCACGGAAGCGTTCGGCAGGCTCGACCTGCTGTTCAACAATGCAGGGACGGGCGCGCCGCCGGTCCATCTGGAAGACCTGTCCCTCGAACAATGGAAAGCCGTGGTGGATGTCAATCTGACCGGCGTATTTTTATGCACGCAGGAAGCGTTCCGGATCATGAAGAACCAGCGTCCGATGGGCGGGCGGATCATCAACAACGGCTCCATATCGGCCCACGCCCCCCGGCCGAACTCCGCCCCCTATACGGCCACCAAGCACGCCATCACCGGTCTCACGAAATCCACCGCGCTCGACGGCCGCAAGTACGATATCGCCTGCGGCCAGATCGACATCGGCAACGCGGAGACCGACATGATGAAACGGATGAAAGACGGTGTGGCGCAAGCCGACGGGACGATCTCCGCGGAGCCGACCATGAAGGTCGAGCACGTGGCGCAAGCCGTGGTGTACATGGCCAGCCTTCCCCCGGATGCGAACGTGCAATTCCTGACCGTCATGGCCACGAAGATGCCCTTCATCGGGCGGGGATAA
- a CDS encoding TRAP transporter large permease subunit yields MKKGAWFGLAMLALVVIGLFWAMPSREHMTNGHLGLLMLGLIVVAIMLGFPTAFTLMGLGTMFTWFAFYSVDPSTAVRQTLDLMVQRAFWVMNNDVLISIPLFVFMGYLIERANLIGRLFHSLHLATHRIPGSLAVATVVTCAIFACATGIIGAVVTLMGLLAFPEMLKAGYSTRLAAGAVTAGGTLGILIPPSVLLILYGATAGVSVMQLYAGAFLPGFMLTGLYLGTIIILSILKPSVAPPLSEEARRVPLPKFAEDLSRDGSNAVAGLAGAIRGQRTTDVPRPVLLRQLGIALLPALGAVLFLGSIYLGVTAPKEVVAEGVVAMGIAATGEATQADAGGLQEPEVAGGLQEPEVAGGLQEPPGAVAEAAPAETASVAAPAAAAPDKAPAQREPAKLWYWIVFGLCLASVALFYAFFSFSQFEVFKLLLGGFFPLAFLIAGVLGSIIAGLATPTEAAAMGSFGALFLTVAYGQFNMRVLKESVFLTARTSAMVCWLFVGSGIFAAAFALLGGQEIIDTWVTSLDLSAFQFMLLAQVIIFLLGWPLEWTEIIVIFMPIFLPLMAKFNIDPLFFGLLVALNLQTAFLSPPVAMAAFYLKGVAPAHVTLNQIYLGMMPFMVLQILAIFLLYMFPQIGLWLPSLVYGAH; encoded by the coding sequence ATGAAAAAAGGGGCCTGGTTCGGACTTGCCATGTTGGCGCTGGTGGTCATCGGTCTGTTCTGGGCGATGCCGTCGCGGGAGCACATGACCAACGGCCACCTGGGCCTCCTGATGCTGGGTCTGATCGTCGTGGCGATCATGCTCGGCTTTCCCACCGCGTTCACGCTGATGGGCCTGGGCACGATGTTCACCTGGTTCGCCTTCTACAGCGTGGACCCGTCGACGGCGGTGCGGCAGACGCTCGACCTGATGGTGCAGCGCGCCTTTTGGGTCATGAACAACGACGTGCTGATCTCGATCCCCCTGTTCGTCTTCATGGGCTACCTGATCGAGCGCGCCAACCTGATCGGGCGCCTGTTCCACAGCCTGCACCTGGCGACCCATCGCATCCCCGGATCGCTGGCCGTCGCTACGGTCGTGACCTGCGCGATCTTCGCCTGCGCCACCGGCATCATCGGCGCGGTGGTGACGCTCATGGGCCTGCTCGCGTTTCCGGAGATGCTCAAGGCCGGGTACAGCACCCGGCTCGCGGCGGGCGCCGTGACCGCGGGCGGCACCCTCGGCATCCTGATCCCGCCGTCGGTCCTCCTGATCCTCTACGGCGCCACCGCCGGCGTTTCGGTGATGCAGCTCTACGCGGGCGCCTTCCTGCCGGGATTCATGCTGACAGGGCTCTACCTCGGCACCATCATCATCCTTTCGATCCTCAAGCCCAGCGTCGCGCCGCCGCTGTCCGAGGAGGCCAGGCGCGTGCCTTTGCCCAAATTCGCGGAAGACCTCTCCCGGGACGGCAGCAACGCCGTTGCGGGGCTGGCCGGCGCGATCAGGGGCCAGCGAACCACCGACGTACCGAGGCCCGTACTGCTCAGGCAGCTGGGCATCGCGCTGCTGCCGGCGCTGGGGGCCGTGCTGTTCCTGGGCTCGATCTATCTCGGTGTGACGGCGCCCAAGGAAGTTGTGGCCGAGGGCGTGGTCGCGATGGGCATTGCGGCGACGGGCGAGGCAACCCAGGCCGACGCCGGGGGCCTGCAGGAACCGGAAGTTGCCGGGGGGCTGCAGGAACCGGAGGTTGCCGGGGGCCTGCAGGAACCGCCGGGTGCCGTCGCCGAGGCGGCGCCTGCCGAAACGGCTTCGGTGGCGGCCCCGGCCGCCGCCGCCCCCGACAAGGCGCCGGCCCAACGCGAGCCCGCCAAGTTGTGGTACTGGATCGTCTTTGGTCTTTGCCTGGCGAGCGTCGCGTTATTCTATGCGTTCTTCTCCTTCTCCCAGTTCGAGGTCTTCAAGTTGCTGTTGGGGGGGTTCTTCCCGCTGGCGTTCCTGATCGCCGGGGTGCTCGGCTCCATCATCGCCGGCCTGGCGACGCCGACCGAGGCGGCGGCGATGGGATCGTTCGGAGCGTTGTTCCTTACGGTCGCCTACGGACAGTTCAACATGAGGGTGCTCAAGGAGTCGGTCTTCCTCACCGCGAGGACCAGCGCGATGGTGTGCTGGCTGTTCGTCGGGTCGGGCATCTTCGCCGCGGCGTTCGCGCTGCTGGGCGGCCAGGAGATCATCGATACGTGGGTAACGTCGCTCGACCTGTCGGCGTTCCAGTTCATGCTCCTGGCGCAGGTCATCATCTTCCTGCTGGGCTGGCCGCTGGAGTGGACCGAGATCATCGTCATCTTCATGCCGATCTTCCTCCCGCTGATGGCGAAATTCAACATCGATCCGCTCTTCTTCGGCCTGCTGGTGGCGCTCAACCTGCAGACGGCGTTCCTGTCGCCGCCGGTGGCGATGGCGGCGTTCTACCTGAAGGGCGTGGCGCCGGCGCACGTGACGCTGAACCAGATCTACCTGGGGATGATGCCGTTCATGGTGCTCCAGATCCTTGCCATCTTCCTGCTCTACATGTTCCCGCAGATCGGGTTGTGGCTGCCGAGTCTGGTGTACGGCGCCCACTGA